From one Triticum urartu cultivar G1812 chromosome 3, Tu2.1, whole genome shotgun sequence genomic stretch:
- the LOC125547706 gene encoding protein NEGATIVE REGULATOR OF RESISTANCE-like, translating into MDAASGTAKRKRSSAEAPAPVGVDDVSDTEVEEFYAILRRMRDASRRLASGGVAAARARAPAPAPRAPAWCPSFSWEDFAPPAPTPPPAPQQQLPADERVAENATPPRRPVPRGLDLNAEPEPEVTPS; encoded by the coding sequence ATGGACGCGGCGAGCGGCACGGCCAAGCGCAAGCGCTCGTCCGCTGAAGCCCCGGCCCCCGTCGGCGTCGACGACGTGTCCGACACCGAGGTCGAGGAGTTCTACGCCATACTCCGCCGCATGCGGGACGCCTCCCGCCGGCTCGCCTCGGGCGGGGTCGCCGCCGCCAGGGCCCGCGCCCCGGCTCCGGCCCCGCGCGCGCCGGCCTGGTGCCCCAGCTTCTCCTGGGAGGACTTCGCGCCGCCCGCCCCGACACCGCCGCCTGCCCCGCAGCAGCAACTGCCCGCAGACGAGCGCGTCGCCGAGAACGCCACGCCGCCGCGGCGGCCCGTCCCCCGCGGCCTCGACctcaacgccgagccggagccgGAGGTCACCCCCTCGTAG